One segment of Theobroma cacao cultivar B97-61/B2 chromosome 9, Criollo_cocoa_genome_V2, whole genome shotgun sequence DNA contains the following:
- the LOC18590601 gene encoding glutathione S-transferase U7, producing MAEIHVIISSCDRNVGITTALRRKPVLVNFTSKLEQTMADEDEVKLFGMWASPYSRRVELALKLKGIPYEYVEEDLSSKSCLLLKYNPVHQKIPVLVHYGKPIAESLVILEYIDETWTNNPILPQDPYDRAMARFWAKFIDEKLLMTTRKASVASGKEKEQAIEEITEQLKLLESELQGKEYFSGPSIGYLDIVASVLVFWFGNLQEALGVDMFTKEKFPIIFGWIGKVVEIDAVEVCRIPKEKHLEYIRTRLEAFKSASK from the exons GCTTTAAGAAGGAAAccagttttagttaatttcaCTTCAAAACTGGAGCAAACTATGGCTGATGAAGATGAAGTGAAGCTCTTTGGCATGTGGGCAAGCCCTTATAGCCGCAGGGTTGAACTAGCCCTGAAACTTAAAGGAATACCATACGAATACGTGGAAGAAGACCTATCCAGCAAGAGTTGTTTGCTTCTCAAGTATAATCCAGTTCATCAGAAAATTCCTGTCCTTGTCCATTATGGAAAACCAATAGCAGAATCATTAGTCATTCTGGAGTACATCGACGAGACCTGGACAAACAATCCTATTTTGCCTCAAGATCCTTATGACAGAGCCATGGCCCGCTTCTGGGCTAAGTTTATAGATGAAAAG CTCTTGATGACAACCAGGAAGGCTAGTGTCGCCTCAGGGAAGGAAAAAGAGCAGGCCATTGAGGAAATAACTGAGCAGCTGAAACTGCTAGAGAGTGAGCTCCAAGGGAAGGAATATTTTTCAGGTCCTAGCATTGGATACCTGGATATTGTTGCCAGTGTTTTAGTATTCTGGTTTGGAAACTTGCAGGAGGCTTTGGGAGTTGATATGTTCACAAAAGAGAAATTTCCGATTATATTCGGATGGATAGGAAAGGTGGTTGAAATTGATGCTGTCGAGGTATGCCGGATCCCAAAAGAGAAACATCTTGAATACATCAGAACCCGCCTGGAAGCCTTTAAATCTGCATCTAAGTAA